The following nucleotide sequence is from Scyliorhinus torazame isolate Kashiwa2021f chromosome 4, sScyTor2.1, whole genome shotgun sequence.
TAAAAAGAAAGAACACTAGCATTTATACAACTGAGGGTAGCTAAagtactttgcagccaattaagtacttttgaagtgtagggcACATCTGGAAGTGCAAGGTaaagtaggactgagtcagcacagctttgtcaaagggaggtcatgtctgacaaatctgttagacttctttgaggaggtaacaaggaagttagacaaaggggaaccagtggtcgtgatttatttagatttccagaaggcctttgacaaggtgcagcataggagactgttaagtaagttataagagctcatggtgttcagagtAAGATCcgggcatggattgaggattggctgactggcagaaggcagagagtggggataaaggagtctttttcaggatggcagccagtgactagtagtgtgcctcaggggtctgtgctgggaccacaacttttcacaatatacataaacgatctggaagaaggtactgaaggcactgttgctaagtttgcagatgatacaaagatctgtagagggacaggtagtattgaggaagcaagggggctgcagaatgacttggacaagataggagagtgggcaatgaagtggcaaattaaatacaatgtggaaaagtgcgaggttatgcactttggaaggaggaatcagggcatagactattttctaaatggggaaatgcttcggaaagcagaagtacaaagggacttgagagtccttgttcacgattttcttaaggttaatgtgcaggtttagtcggcagttaagaaggcaaatgcaatgttagtattcatgtcaaggggacgagaatacaagaccagggatgtatttctgaggttgtataaggctctggtcagaccccatttggagtattgtgagcagttttgtgccccctatctaaggaaggatatgctggccttggaaagggtccagaggaggttcacaagaatgatccctggaatgaagagcttgtcgtatgaggaacgtttgaggactctgggtctgtactcggtggagtttagaaggatgagaggggatcttattgaaacacacaggatactgcgaggcctggatagagtggacgtggagaggatgtttccacttgtaggaaaaactagaaccagagtacaccatctcagactaaagggacgatcctttaaaacagagatgaggaggaatttcttcagccagagggtggtgaatctgtggaactctttgccgcagaacgcTGTGGAGGTAAATTCACtgcatgtctttaagacagagatagataggttcttgattaataaggggatcaggggttctggggagaaggcaggagaatggggatgagaaaaatatcagccatgattgaatggcggagcagactcgatgggccaagtggcctaattctgctcctatgtctaatggtcttatggtctaatactcCCAAAAAATgacgaagtgtcattttgggcgtgtttggcaGGGTGATTCCCACCGGGTGTTTTTATGCAATCCAGAcaggtattcacccacacttcatCCTTTTTCTGAAGCTTGGGGAATATCTCACTGAAAAGTCCCACGAGTAATTTTTTCCCGCAGTGGGGAACTAAAGTCGGCGGCAATACCAGCTCctgagagatcgggctgccatttttaaagggtgcccagatcGCATGGTGAGGTTGTGGGTCACTCAATCCCAgaatcatgaccccccccccccccccccaccggcgtggGCAATCCCTCCAACCCTCAACACCAGAGGGGAAACATCCCCCTCCCATCACCAAAAGTCCACGTGACCCtcccttacacccctccccccaccatccaagAATGAGGTagacctggccctacactcatccatcCTCGGGGCCTTGGgtcattgtcccccccccctccccaaatgagCAAATGGGGTCGCTGAGTGCCCCTCCCACCTTTTAGGGCCCACCTCTTTCAATccaccccccttcaccctccacacgcacctcctcccactctgcccactcacctCCACTTTcatggatacacagagagagagagcgacacagagaactGTGATAATGCATGTTTACTTTGACAAGACAGCGACTGCAGGTATTCTGGTTATTGCACAAAAGACATGCAAGAAAGCTTCTAATGTTTGAGCGGAGTACATGCAGTATAAGAGTCCTTTGTTTTCAAGAAGGAAGTACTTTCACAAGACAGAGTAAGAATCCTTTGTAAAAAACACATCATACTACAGAACAAAATACTGGGAAGACATCCACCTCACGACAACCATTCAACATGCAGTAACATTTCTAATATTGTTAAACATGATGTGAGCTTAAGATCCTTTACTGTATGACAGAAAGGATTCACCTCGCTCACTCCTCTCCCAACCACCATCAGCAACCTCAAAGTTTGTCAATAGTCTACTTAATGCTTGTTGACTCATAtaaacgccggaatgtggcgactaggggcttgtcacagtaacttcatttgaagcctacttgtgacaataagcgattttcataaagAAGAAAGCAGTACTATTGAAGCAAAGTTTCCTATTGCTGACACTGACCTTCTGCTCCAAAAGCAGTGTGTTTGTTGGTATTGCTGCAAAAGCCTTATAACTTGACTTGATCTTGTACTGCAGAAGAAGTGAGGGAAATAATCAAAAAAAAAGGAACAAGCAGTGAAATGTTGGCGCTGCAGTAAAAATAGCAAAAAAGATTTATTACTGAACAGAGATGATTGAAGACTATAATATTATGGTTATAAAGTGAGTTGCAAACGTGGTAACAAACCATCTTTTGTAATCTTGCAATAAATCCATCTCCAATAATGTCCATTAACTTTGCTTTCCATTTGCAAtgcagtatttatttatttttttaaaaaagggccaattaaggagcaattttcagTACCTCACCCCAGGTCTCGAAAGAATTATGCTAAAAGGGAGGAAATGTTTATTCCACAAGAATCCTGTTGAGCAAATTTTAAAGCTCAGAGAATCAGTATTTAAGATAATAGGAATGAAAAATATTGAGATAGCAATCTGGCAAACTCAGGCAAGTTAAAGCAATGCAGGATTCTTTCTCATTAGTGCCAGAAGAGGAAGATTAGCCATCTAAATAGATTCACCGAACATCAATTATTTCATGCAGGTTAATTAATAAGAGCAAAGGATGAAAGGGTCATTCCAATTAAACAGTATTCATCATTATCTATAAACATGCAAAAGAAAGAGATGTAAAGTACCTTTTGTTCTGGTTTCTTAGTCACATTCTCAGTGGAACAGGATAAGGATTGTGCTGGAGATTGTGCGTCAGACCTTGAGAAATGTGTTGGTAGTGGAGGGGACTGGGCTGGACCAGTTGATGTTATATCAAGCCTCGGGTTAGAGGAATATGCTGCAGAGTGAGCCGGAGTAACGACACTAGCATTGGATCTAGGGGAAGGGGAAAGATGGCAAGGTAACTGTCCTGGTGAAAGAGGTCTTAGTGGGGTAGAATAAGTTGGGGTAGGGGAATGGGAAGAGGAATGGGAGGTGATTTGATTTGGGGCAGGAGAAATGGAAATTGATCTTTGGGGAGAGAAGAAAGAACTAACACTTAGAGGAGTAGGCGTAATAGAACCAGATTGTGGGGAAGAGTTAACTGGAGTAGGAGATGAAGAAATGGGGGTTGTGGAAGATGAAACATAATGTTCTGATGAGGGGGAAATATTGTAGAGTCGTGCAGAAGGAGAAAGGTGAGGACTTGTTGTAGTAAGAGACAGACTGCCAAGTTTTGCAGGGCAGTAATTTAAACTCAAATAATGTGGGGTGGGGGATATTTTACTGGCTCTTTCAAAGGGCAGATTATCTAAAGTGGGGCTTGTTAAAGGAGGCATCGGCTCTTGCGTTGGAGAGAAGGAGCTGATTGGTGAGAAACAATGTGAAGACAACTGTGCTGTGCCAGGGGAAAGCAGTCCATGtcttggggaaggacaatggggcgATGGAAGAAGTTTTGAGCCATGATGCATTGAagctggtgaggctgtggaattcccTGGACTCAAACCATCAGCATTATGCTTTCCGGACCAGGTGCCTGATGGAATTTGAGCCGTCTCTGTGGAAATATTTCCACGTCTTTGAGATAAAGGTTGAAACGAGGAATGAACAGAATGTTTCCCAGGCTCTGGGGACAAAGGAGAGGCTATAGACCCAGATGAGGCTGAAGAAATGCCTCCAAGTATTCCCGAAGAATCCAGCAGAGACTTCCCTGGAGTGGAGGAAAGCATTCTGGCTTTTTGACAGGAAGATGTCGGCTGTGGCGTTGTCGGAATTGGAGATTTTCTACAAGATTGGGAACCGATGTTGCTCAGGGGTGAGGCCGAGGAGACTAGTTTTGATGGTTCTGAAGATTTGGATGGCAGAGGAGGCCGTTTTCCAGACCTTAGAATTGAAGTCAACAATGACAACTGAGTTGGAGGAGAAGATACCACAGCAGATCTGGTGACATTAGTGGGTGTTGAGGTCAGACTGGAATCATTGAGAATTCTAAGAGAATGGTGTGAGATTTGCTGCGAAGTGGGAGAACGCAtattctgactggatgaatggagtgATGACTGCACACAAGTTGAAGAGCACATGGTGGATCGTGAAGAAGGTAAAGATGAGGAGGACCAGGCTGGGGAAGACTGCAAATCACTACAGCTCAGTAATGGAGATGGGGGATAGGAAGGCAAAGCCGTTTTAGACTTTTTAAGGGGAGAGGCTGATGGGGACAGGGACTTTGTATGAAGGCCTGAGGGCAAGGAACTGGAAGATAAAAAGGATGTCTCGGAAGAAGTCAAGAAAGTGGACCTGGGTAAACTGGAGGATTTCTTTTCTGAATTTGTTTTGGTGGGAAAACAGAGTGAAGATTTATTTAACAAGGATGAACTGCAAGCACGTCGCAGGTCAgcaaggctggattctccattcccaatTGTGAAAGTTAGTGGTTGAGTAGTGAGGTTATCAGGAGTACGAGAAGAAGTGCTTGACTGTAATAAGTAAAAAAGGAGAAAATAAGTGAAAGCAATATGGTCATGAAAACTTgacaatatatataatatattcctcgaagggcattggtgaaccaatTGGATTTTAGCAACAATCTGACAGCTTCACGGTCATGTTCACACATAGCAGCCTTTTATTTCCAGGTTCCATTTTCTAAGGCTGAATTCAAAGTCTCACACTGCTTTGGTGGGATTTAAACTCACATTGCTTGGGTTATTACTTCAAATCAGTGGATTGCGAGTCCAGTGGCAAAAAGACTGCAGAGGCAAAAACAATTCAAACAGATTGAAAGCTCCTCAACACTCTGGTTGATGAGAAAAAAAACTTTGTAGAACATGTTCCCACACATGTTCATTTCAGTCAACCGTAAGCAAACGGGCATCATTAAACACCGATTGCCATCCTGCTTTCAAGTGTGTTGAATAAAACTTCATCGGTATTTGAAATATAAAATCGATACTTCGTTGTCACCCACGAGCAATTCTTTACTTTGCTGAAAATTGTCACTTTGTAATTATTCGCCCTTGCTAGGACTCAGCTCAGTCAAAGGGTTTCTATCCGTCCTATAAATGTTAATCACAAAACAGTTTCCCTCTAATGTTTTCCTCTCTGTATAAACATCAATAGTAGCCACTCAAGTGCACTGGTAAACTTAATTGACGTCTTCTCAGGACCATATGACAATAATAAGTAGCAGTTTTCGTGTCCTGTATGTCAAAGTGTTTCAAGCCCTGCACCACTTGTTTTCTGATTTGAGTCATGAGGGGCTACTTGGAGCCTGTATGCATTCGGGACGTCTCTGGCAGAAAACTACAGCGGAAAACAGTAGCTGCCAATGTATGTTTGTCCAAATAAACAATGCAGTCTTGCAGCATGTTGAAGCCTCATAGAACGGCCTCGGGAATAAACAGGCAGGTTCACGTGTGCAGTCCTcttcacggaaccccccccccctactcaaGCATACCACAGTGAGCTGCCAACTGGTTCATAGCCCtctgtacagagtgggagggatatGTTCCTCCACTGCTCTCTAGCAGGCGTTTCAGATCACCAGCAGAAGCCTGCGAgcaggttacacacacacacacacacactcagtgagagacagtgaaaggcACAAGTACAAGGAAGGGAAGGGGATGATAGAAAATGCAAAGAGTCAGCCTTCGTAAGAAAGGATATGCGCGCGGATATGTTATTTTtttgtgcagaaggagtccatttggcccatcgagtctgcaccgaccctctgaaagagcagcctacctgagcccactcccccctgtaaacccataaccccacttaatctttgagcactaagggacaatttatcatggccaatccacttaacctgcactggACTATGATAATATTTTTCTTCAAAGTTGATCATGTTAATAAAAATTCTGGTTGGTTTAAATTCCCAGGGACAAGATCGGCAAAGTTGAAGAAAATAAATCCCAaattaattggaaataaaagattAAAAAGGAATTTGGTTACTTTATAAATGGAGAGTTTTTTAAAAAACGTTAAAAGGAGGGTTGTAATTGTGTGCAAATGAGAAGTTCTTTTCCCCAAACCCTCCCACTCCACAAACAAGCAACTAAGTTAACCCTTTCTGCTGATCGCTTTTCAAAAATCCATCACACACACCTATTGTATTGTTAAATGCAAATTTATAAATTGGGTTTTAATACTTTGAAATCTCTATATTGACAGATATGATTGGACAAATTAACCCGATGGCTCTTTGGCAATGCCACAATGGAACATTTATGTTTTTTTAAACAGGTGGTGCAACTTTACTCAAGTCACATAGATACTGATGTTGCAGTTTTGAGAATTAAAGTATAGCATGGTGGCAATTTGGACCAAaggctttgggcgggattctctattgtccgacaccgaaatcgggaacggcgatcgggcgtAGAATGGCTCCTGACTACAAAATCGGGGCAGGCGGCAGTTTGTCACCAAGTCGCAATGCCCCGCCCCTCCAAGTCGGTGTCATGTGCGCCGTGCGCAGTTGCAACAGTTGGAATGTCATTAGCCAGTgcacccatgatgctccgcccccgataagCCGAGCTCCcaacggcgcgggccacgtgtggtcttagCGGTAGTGAGCCTGGCatggcagctgtggagagagagagagggcatgcggacagtgtccagcgacgccacactcggccgagaaccgtaccgctggctggggggcttctacctgggctggggggagtggtggagggtggccaggaggtgggctgtggggttggcctGGGTGAGTACACAATACAGCACGGCCGGCACCATCTTTTCTGTacgatcggtgtgtgtgtgtgggggttgtgggggggaggggggggggtaggcgtacgtggggctgcagcttgtcattcctgcgcatgtgcagcatgggACCCGGCGTTTCTCCAACCGTTTTCCGCGCAATCCGTGGGTGTTTCACGTGGcagcggtgctagcccctcaccagtagcggaatcggtgagggttttgtgCCGATTTATCCATCGTGCCACGGATCCCccgttggcgtcggcacttagccttaggaacagagaatccagccctatgtcttcCAAAGAGCTGACCTGAACCATTCAGGATATCGGGAATCGTCCGAGACAAAATGCCTGAGAATGGAAGATGTACAAATTGCCTCTAAACTGATTGCAAGCGCCTCTGTCTCTAATGCAGAAGCACCATTCAAAACCACCAAGCCTGACCATAATTGTTCCTGATATTAGAATTGACAAAATAAATTGATACAAGTTACTAGTCCAAGCACTTGAATTTATGTAATgtttcaggggcagcacagtggcgcagtggttagcattgctgcctcacggcgccgaggtcccaggttcgatcccggctctgggtcactggccgcgtggagtttgcacattctccccgtgtttgcatgggtttcgcccccacaacccaaaatagatgtgcaggttaggtggattggccatgctaaattgccccttaattggaaaaaatgaattggatactctaaatttatagagaaaaaaaaaaagaatttatgtAAGGGATAATCAAATGTTCAAAAGAAAACTAATGTCAAGCAGTCTCGGTGGTTCCTGAGTATCAAAAAAAAAGTTTCTCTTGAGAAGAACTAAATTGAGCAGGAACAAAATCTGTCAAATGCTATTTGCATTTGGGATAATTTTGAAATGATAAAATGACAGATACAGTATAACAGGTTATTTAAAAGTAATTATAGGTAATCTACGAttaagaacaaacaaaacaaaacaaaatatgCCAATGCCTGGAATGAAATGGAGATGACTGATTTCTGTTCGAAGGATATGATAATATTGCACTGGCTAATAAAGTTTCTccaaaatgggtgcggaggcagatgttgtagccttcgcctcattaattgcccgaaggcggatcctgtagggatgaagatcaacctctccaccctgtgccctggcatggcggggggacctgctggaattcttgactcttgagaaggtcaaatttgaactgaggggaaggatggagggattctacaattcatgggcgttattcattgtgcacttttgagaattgtatTATATCGAAcattgtagatggggggggggggggagggggctgcatgtgttaatggtaactatgggtgattcctgattcctttttgttatttgtttatgttaacatgcgggctaatgtttgggggtttggttggaggatgggattgttgttattgatatggggattgacattgcccgTTACTGATTATTGATTATTTTTGGTgaggtaaatttgggagaaaatgtgaaaaagaaggagaataaaaatatttattaaaaacaaTAATGTTTCTCCAAGGCTAATGAAGGAAATAAGATGGTAACTAATGGGATATGTAAAGTTGAAGGCAAGGAAGTAATCAAGGGTAGGAGGTAGATACAGGAAAAGTAACACCACCAAATGCAAATTGGAATAACTCACCTTGGGTGTATTTGATGCAATATACAATCTGGTATCAATGCACATTCTAGTGAAAGAAAGTATATTTGAGGCTGGTAAATTGCTAGCTTTCTCTTGGAGACATTTGTATTTTAACCTATAAATTTTTTACGATATATGCATTTGATGATAGTCTGGCTACGACCTGAAACAATCGGAGCATCTCAGGTAGAGATTAGAGAAAAGCAAAGATCTTGAGATTGATACCCTCATGATATTTTGTTAAGATCACCTGAACGTCTAAGAACAGTTTGTATCGTACAGCCTGCATGGCACGATATTGGGATTCTGGTGTCAGTgcgcaggaaaaactagaagcacaatctcagactgaacggacgatcttttaaaactgagatgaggagggatgtcttcaaccagagggtggtgaatctgtggaactctttgccgcaggaggctgtggagaccaaatctttaagacagaggtagataggttcttgattaataaggggatcagaggttatgaggaaaaggcaggagaatggggatgagaaccatatcagccatgattgaatggcggagtaggcttgatgggctgaatggcctacttctgctcctatgactcATGGTCGTTTGAAATGGTTAATGTGCACTGTAGAGTGAGACAATTGTATTTAACCATAAAAGCACTGACACATACCCCATGGAGGAACTAACTTTAAAACAATCAAGATAGAGCTAACCACATCGATCATGGTTGGGGGGGAATAAAATTAAGTAAGGGACTTGGATTGAGACAATTGAAGGCCAAGCAGAAATAATACCTCATGAGAATTATCTAAAGATGAATACAGGTGTACTGAGGGACAAAGAATCTTGAAAGACCATGCATAAACTTTTGTTTGAACCATATGTATATTAGAATTTTGTGAGTTGATCTGCAGGTGTGGAGTACCCACCCAAGTAGATAGTGAGCACATTTTACTGGACATTTATCCTTGGTGGCAGCTCATGGGTCTGTGTCGATGTTTCTGATCATTCTAGGAGCTCTAATGTGTTACCTTTGGTATTTAAGCAAGAAATTTGGGAAACCCATCAATGACTTAGCAATAGCAAGTTTAGCCAAGTATCAGCCATGGGAAGTGAATAAGAATACTTATTTCTCAAGGCATGGGAAACTGTAAGAAATTATAGTTTTAAAAATCCTATAGTATCAGCAGACAAAGAATTGTGAACTCCTAACAGGAGTGTTAACCTAGCTAATGAAACCGAACTTGAAGTTAGGCTTGAGACCTGAAGCACAAATTCTGGACCATTGCTATTTTGATGTTCAGATTGTGAGCAGATCCAACTTGGAGCTTCACGCTTGAGCGGGCCGAGAGCCAGTGGTACATGCCCAATTCGGCAGTCAAAGGGCTCAGCCATCCTGACAACAATGTGTCTGCTTAAAAGTAGAAAAAAAAGAAACAGCGTGATAATCCCAGTCATGTTATCAGGGACCGTGTACAGGGTGAGGTCCAAAGGCAAGTCCCAGTCAAGAAgaaagaggagcagggagagaggctcCAAGCAGAAAACAGGCAGTGGTTGGCAGACTTTGACAGGTGAGGGTTCAGAAGAAGCCCTGGCAATCAAAGAAGGGTCACGAAAATCCCTGAAGATCCAAGAAGGTTGATGACTCTGTGCTGCAGGACCCTGGGATGAAGATAACCCTTTGGAGCAATAGTATTGGGCTCTGTCGAAGAGCAGAAGTTGTGCTTGGAGGTTGGTGCTTGAGTGCATACTGATGAATCCAGGGGAATAGAATCTTGGAGGACGCGATTGAAACTCTGACAGATGGTCGTTGTTGATGCCATCCAAGCTGGAGTTACTTTAGGGGAGAATTCCGAGGCGAGATCTTCAAAAGTAaagatatcgggcgggattctcccatcgcacggcagagtgtccacaccgtcgtaaatgCTGTTATGTTTTACGACTGTGAATGGGCCGCTCCCACAACTAAttgtggcccctacagggggtcagcatggcgccggagcggttcgcgccactccagctgcagataccagcgcgaactgtgcaccgcgggatctgcgcatgcgcagttgcccggcgccaacaaggacatgcgcagtggcaccggtgccaaccagcgcatgcgcagtggcctccttcaatgcaccGGCTCcgtcgcaacatggcgcaggactacaggtgctggcacgtaggaaaggaggcccccagccacgagGTCGgctcgccgattggtgggccccgatcgtgggccaggccacatcggaggcccccccgcccccccccgaagtcggaccccccctttccccccaaagGCTGCCATCCAACCCttacacaccgaggtcccgccggcccagagcaggttagaacagcgtcggcgggactcggctcttttcttacagcctcactcgacccatccgggccagagattcGGTGGGACGGCCGCGTATagtggcccgcgatcgatgccgTGCCAACTACgcaggcaccaatggcgccgattctccgctctgcggagaatcgcgtgccggcttgGTGCAATTCGCGCGGcccgccggcaattctccgacccggcgcggggtcagagaatcccgcccgacattCTCTCAAGAGAGAGTTTCAATGAACTTGGCTGGCTCACAGTGTTTAGTAATTTCTAGTTCGGTTATCGAGGAATCAATGGAATCTGTCTTGGTCGCATCTACCATTTATTGTGcatttattgtgtgtgtttgtttgttaatTTGCACGTACCTCATGCTAACCCTGAATGTTTCAGTATAACATAGATGTTCCAAATTGTTTCTCTTTCTGACCTTGTGTAGTAAAGTTTAATTTGGTTTGTTTAAAACCTGTGGAATCGTGTGACTTTATTCTCTTAGCAAGTGTCTTtcgaatctcaaactttgtctacgtTAACCAAAAATTATCAGTCTCTAACTGAACGATACCAAAGATTTGAGGGCCTGATCCAGGATCAAAATAAGGTCAAGGGATGGGGTTAAAGGGTGacgagagagggagaagatggtTGTGACTTGATCTGGCAAGAAAATGGAAAATGCAGGAAGATTACTTTGTATAATTGATTGTTGGTCTCAAATCTTTTTAATTAATCCTAAA
It contains:
- the LOC140411432 gene encoding uncharacterized protein, with amino-acid sequence MDPIIYKKQAQECSAMKSALGNEDRAVSLTPSLQATKQVLVDEPAKPLAFTFVPTVRRLPVQIQVIDTTRSPSQPGKQQKPEVSSSMMNEPLHITEEMPPEDVTTTGGIGGGAPRRHTEISQSWSNNKRGYVSAEEATPLQGIFKAELVFLADSYATDSDCLSRENEAEVNLSAKSLPLLSLPPNPFADYKSSSIRTRMVVGESKAPLLQDAEQKVDGALQEPFFQSSTSSRTPDNLTTQPLTFTIGNGESSLADLRRACSSSLLNKSSLCFPTKTNSEKKSSSLPRSTFLTSSETSFLSSSSLPSGLHTKSLSPSASPLKKSKTALPSYPPSPLLSCSDLQSSPAWSSSSLPSSRSTMCSSTCVQSSLHSSSQNMRSPTSQQISHHSLRILNDSSLTSTPTNVTRSAVVSSPPTQLSLLTSILRSGKRPPLPSKSSEPSKLVSSASPLSNIGSQSCRKSPIPTTPQPTSSCQKARMLSSTPGKSLLDSSGILGGISSASSGSIASPLSPEPGKHSVHSSFQPLSQRRGNISTETAQIPSGTWSGKHNADGLSPGNSTASPASMHHGSKLLPSPHCPSPRHGLLSPGTAQLSSHCFSPISSFSPTQEPMPPLTSPTLDNLPFERASKISPTPHYLSLNYCPAKLGSLSLTTTSPHLSPSARLYNISPSSEHYVSSSTTPISSSPTPVNSSPQSGSITPTPLSVSSFFSPQRSISISPAPNQITSHSSSHSPTPTYSTPLRPLSPGQLPCHLSPSPRSNASVVTPAHSAAYSSNPRLDITSTGPAQSPPLPTHFSRSDAQSPAQSLSCSTENVTKKPEQKYKIKSSYKAFAAIPTNTLLLEQKVSVSNRKLCFNSTAFFFMKIAYCHK